Proteins from one Impatiens glandulifera chromosome 2, dImpGla2.1, whole genome shotgun sequence genomic window:
- the LOC124927808 gene encoding transmembrane protein 208 homolog, with product MANQGAKKRKEENTRHMKNLLRFIIACNAVYLLIRAGVFHASFNWKHWVGLILTSCAYNFPYRQLASMAKPSYGDDGELFDGGYDMSTAGVCGYLHDVIYITGFVQLGSIISDKFWYIYLVIPGFAIYKVLGFAKGFLPSGSEGEEEDEKTKKKREKMERKASRGKFVKTRTR from the exons ATGGCGAATCAAGGGGCGAAGAAGAGAAAAGAGGAGAACACTCGCCACATGAAGAATCTTCTTCGTTTCATCATCGCCTGCAAT GCTGTGTATCTACTCATAAGAGCAGGCGTCTTCCATGCTTCATTCAACTGGAAACACTGGGTTGGCCTAATTTTAACATCATGTGCTTACAACTTTCCTTATCGACAACTTGCCTCAATGGCAAAGCCTTCTTATGGTGATGATGGAGAACTCTTTGATGGTGGTTATGATATGAGTACTGCTGGTGTTTGCGG GTACTTACATGATGTGATTTACATAACTGGGTTTGTGCAACTTGGGTCTATAATTTCAGACAAATTCTGGTACATTTATCTGGTG ATACCGGGATTTGCAATCTACAAAGTCCTTGGTTTTGCCAAAGGGTTTCTTCCAAGTGGTTCAGAG ggagaggaagaagatgaaaagacaaagaagaagagagaaaagatgGAGAGGAAGGCTTCGAGAGGGAAGTTTGTGAAGACAAGAACCcgatag
- the LOC124927807 gene encoding autophagy-related protein 18b, whose product MANQSASAYPILCASFNQDNSCFAIGTKNGFKIFDSTTGRLCYERGIGAYAIVEMLFTSSLLAIVGAGEQPILSPRRLCLYNTTTGNPLRELNFITSILAIRVNKQRLIVVLQEKTYVYDIISLGILDTIETVPNPKGLCAFSPSLDGCFLALPASTIKGSVLVYDVIGLRTHCEIDAHRSILSAIVLSSNGMYLATASEQGTIIRVHLVSEATKAYSFRRGTYPSTIFSLSFGSSLQLPDLLGVTSSSGSLHVFCLESAITQRSRRGTGFLGSIIPNSVNDALDPSNHHVLHNAFLAGVKSCTVIRKVDKISEATTSQESVACRATICIVTYNGYFLEYSLSINHKNEPSWTLNREFNLLTVVAADTPTKS is encoded by the exons ATGGCGAACCAATCTGCTTCTGCCTACCCAATTCTATGCGCTTCCTTCAATCAAGACAACAG TTGCTTTGCGATTGGGACAAAGAATGggttcaaaatatttgattcgaCTACAGGAAGGCTCTGCTACGAAAGAG gtataggAGCTTATGCAATTGTTGAAATGCTATTCACCTCGAGTCTTCTTGCCATAGTTGGAGCTGGTGAACAG CCAATTTTGTCTCCACGGCGTTTGTGTTTGTACAATACTACAACTGGAAATCCTCTACGCGAATTGAACTTCATTACATCAATCCTTGCAATTCGTGTAAACAAGCAAAG ATTGATTGTAGTTCTGCAAGAAAAGACATACGTATATGATATAATCAGTCTTGGTATATTAGATACTATTGAAACAGTACCGAATCCAAAAG GTCTATGTGCTTTTTCTCCAAGCTTGGATGGTTGCTTTTTGGCCCTTCCAGCTAGCACAATAAAGGGATCTGTACTAGTCTATGATGTTATTGGCCTCCGGACTCATTGTGAG ATAGATGCTCATCGTTCAATACTGTCTGCAATTGTTCTCTCTTCAAATGGAATGTATTTAGCTACAGCATCTGAACAAGGAACCATAATTAGAGTGCATTTGGTATCAGAAGCAACTAAG GCTTATAGTTTCCGGAGAGGAACTTACCCGTCAACTATCTTTTCATTGTCATTCGGTTCGTCCTTACAACTTCCAGATCTTCTTGGAGTGACAAGCTCTTCAGGCTCTCTTCATGTTTTCTGCCTAGAATCTGCCATTACTCAAAG AAGCCGAAGGGGTACTGGTTTTCTTGGTTCAATTATTCCCAACTCAGTAAACGACGCACTCGATCCATCTAATCATCATGTACTTCATAATGCTTTTCTAGCCGGAGTCAAAAG CTGTACTGTGATCCGCAAAGTAGACAAGATTTCCGAGGCAACAACTAGTCAGGAATCAGTGGCGTGCAG AGCGACGATATGTATTGTCACCTACAATGGATACTTCCTGGAGTACAGCTTGAGCATCAATCACAAGAACGAGCCATCATGGACATTGAACCGTGAATTTAATCTTTTAACTGTAGTTGCAGCCGACACACCAACAAAATCATAA
- the LOC124924736 gene encoding probable xyloglucan endotransglucosylase/hydrolase protein 32, with product MAVLDLLFFFSTISIYLTITAAKPSPGYYPSYKVPTIDFNKAFTNRWGAQHQTLNKSELTIWLDRYTGSGFKSLTSYNSGYFGANIKLHPGYTAGIITSLYLSNNEAYPGKHDEIDIEFLGTTKDKPYVLQTNVFIRGSGDGNIIGRDNKIHLWFDPTKDFHHYAILWNPREIIFYVDDIPIRRYPKKIDSLFPARPMWVYGSIWDASSWATENGKYKADYKYEPFYARYKNFKIGNAPRGSPSGPVGLSRQQYSAMSWVQSNYLVYDYCHDKTRDRKQIPECSKISKLK from the exons ATGGCGGTTTTGGATCTCCTCTTTTTCTTCTCGACAATCTCCATTTATCTAACTATAACCGCAGCAAAACCTTCCCCCGGCTACTATCCTAGTTATAAAGTTCCCACCATAGACTTCAACAAGGCATTCACAAACAGGTGGGGCGCCCAACACCAAACCCTAAATAAATCAGAGTTAACTATATGGCTTGATCGATACACAg GAAGCGGGTTCAAATCGTTGACTTCTTACAACTCCGGTTACTTTGGGGCGAATATCAAGCTTCATCCGGGTTATACTGCCGGAATTATCACTTCACTATAT TTGTCAAACAATGAGGCTTACCCGGGAAAACACGACGAGATAGATATAGAGTTTTTGGGGACGACGAAAGATAAGCCTTACGTGTTGCAAACAAATGTGTTCATAAGGGGCAGTGGTGATGGGAATATTATCGGGAGAGACAATAAAATTCATCTTTGGTTTGATCCTACTAAAGATTTTCATCACTATGCGATTCTTTGGAATCCTCGTGAAATTat ATTCTACGTAGACGATATTCCAATCAGACGGTATCCTAAGAAGATCGATTCGTTATTCCCAGCCAGGCCTATGTGGGTGTACGGTTCTATTTGGGATGCTTCATCATGGGCAACAGAAAACGGTAAATACAAAGCCGATTATAAATACGAACCATTTTATGCTAGGTACAAAAACTTCAAAATCGGTAATGCGCCAAGGGGATCGCCATCAGGCCCGGTTGGGTTGAGTCGTCAACAATATTCGGCCATGAGTTGGGTACAAAGTAACTATTTGGTGTATGATTATTGTCATGACAAGACAAGAGATCGCAAACAAATACCAGAGTGTTCAAAGATAtctaaattgaaataa